TCCTGATTGGCTTAGCAGACGACTTATTTGGCCTCTCTGCCTCTGTCAGGTTATTGCTCCAGGCAATGGTTGCGGCCACCGCATGGTATATGGGAGTCCATATAGATTTCCTGACAATTCCCTTCGTAGGCTTGGTACATTTGCCCGATGCTTTGAGTTTAATCATGACGGTGATCTGGCTAGTGGGAATGGCGAATGCCATCAACTGGATTGACGGTTTGGATGGTTTAGCGGCGGGGGTCTCAGGCATCGCCGCAGTGGTGATGTTAATTACCAGCTTATTTATGCAGCAGCCTGCGGCAGCGCTGATTGCCGCAGCCCTAGCCGGAGGAGCCTTAGGGTTTCTTCGCTATAACTTCAATCCTGCCCAGATTTTCATGGGAGATGGCGGTGCGTACTTCATTGGCTTTACCCTAGCGGGGGTGGGGGTGATTGGTTTGGTGAAAAGCCTGACCACCGTTGCCGTCGTTTTGCCCTATGTAATCTTGGCAGTGCCAATTTTGGATATGTCGGCGGTAATTGTAGCCCGACTGCGGCGGGGGAAGTCTCCGTTTGTAGCCGATAAACGCCATCTCCACCACCGCTTGCTGCAAGCAGGTATCTCTCACCGTCTGACCGTGCTTTATATCTATGTATTGACGCTGTGGGTAGGTACGTTGGCGCTTGCTGTATCTGGGATTCCCAGTGGTCTAGGGTCAGCAATTGGTGCCACCTTGTTGTTGGGCTATACCAGTTG
This region of Neosynechococcus sphagnicola sy1 genomic DNA includes:
- a CDS encoding glycosyltransferase family 4 protein; the protein is MPHHLYNLVAFLISALVVLCITPLVRKVALKSGRVDLPNARKVHQGPMVRLGGVAIFAGVLFALLSVWALGGFGLQATAKSNEVWGVTIGGLACFLIGLADDLFGLSASVRLLLQAMVAATAWYMGVHIDFLTIPFVGLVHLPDALSLIMTVIWLVGMANAINWIDGLDGLAAGVSGIAAVVMLITSLFMQQPAAALIAAALAGGALGFLRYNFNPAQIFMGDGGAYFIGFTLAGVGVIGLVKSLTTVAVVLPYVILAVPILDMSAVIVARLRRGKSPFVADKRHLHHRLLQAGISHRLTVLYIYVLTLWVGTLALAVSGIPSGLGSAIGATLLLGYTSWQVWKSTRQSQT